From the genome of Pungitius pungitius chromosome 21, fPunPun2.1, whole genome shotgun sequence, one region includes:
- the si:dkey-191m6.4 gene encoding rho GTPase-activating protein 22 isoform X2 — MVMGEVSRGPCRPASPSLQEGALKAGWLKKQRSIMKNWQLRWFVLRSDQLFFYKDEEETKPQGCIPLQGCQVNELTANPDEPGRHLFEIVPGATGEKDRAPISHESFLLMANSQTDMDDWVKAIRRVIWAPFGGGIFGQRLEDTVQYEKKFGPRLAPLLVEQCVDFIRDRGLDEEGLFRMPGQANLVKELQEAFDCGDKPLLDSNTDVHTVASLLKLYLRELPEPVIPFSKYEDFLNCAQLLAKDEEEGVQELGRQVNTLPLPNYNLLTYICKFLDEVQSHSSENKMSVQNLATVFGPNILRPKMEDPVTIMEGTSLVQHLMTILIREHDRFYSGRDQEASSVPQTEDPAQGPQLQHRSLGAWISEEDLQSCPASNPDQELHSSASSLDAKLCAAVTPTQNPGPKLGSPSGKGETVVSPSKQAKTIPSWKYSFKSSSGKPSGGGGGSAADAASVPSGGGNWLMNGLSSLRGHRRTSSGERSARDRDSTGSSQRLSTYDNVTSSSSMGSVPSVASTPWSTSSCEISVPDSGGEPSADHRCGQGGDGGGRAEWMESQRETDGGAATDPSPARDSCEAMELCGSSAACSENGSAAPGVPSIITSEDGDGAMTLSGLVEGLKDELRKQKTTYEIRNQKLEESSAALCAQMERLEQEMEQERKKQRMLEIKLRNSERAREDAENRNRLLEKEMEDFFFTLGDLALGTRTSDI; from the exons ATGGTGATGGGCGAAGTCTCCCGGGGACCATGCCGGCCGGCCTCCCCCAGCCTCCAGGAGGGGGCGCTGAAAGCCGGCTGGCTGAAGAAGCAGCGGAGCATCATGAAGAACTGGCAGCTCCGCTGGTTCGTGCTGCGCTCGGATCAGCTCTTCTTCTACAAAGACGAGGAAGAAACCAAACCACAG GGCTGTATACCTCTGCAGGGTTGCCAGGTCAACGAACTCACAGCCAATCCAGACGAACCAGGGAGACACCTTTTTGAGATTGTACCAG GTGCAACAGGGGAGAAGGACAGGGCGCCGATCAGCCACGAGTCCTTCCTGCTGATGGCCAACTCGCAGACGGACATGGATGACTGGGTCAAGGCCATACGGCGAGTCATCTGGGCGCCATTTGGAGGAG GGATATTTGGTCAGCGTCTAGAGGACACTGTGCAGTATGAGAAGAAGTTTGGCCCCCGGCTGGCCCCCCTGCTGGTGGAGCAGTGTGTGGACTTCATCAGGGACAGGGGTCTGGATGAAGAGGGTCTCTTTCGGATGCCGGGACAGGCCAACCtggtgaaggagctgcaggaggccttTGACTGCGGCGATAAGCCTCTGTTGGACAG TAACACGGATGTCCACACGGTGGCATCCTTGCTGAAGTTGTACCTGCGAGAGCTGCCTGAACCGGTCATTCCCTTCTCCAAATACGAAGACTTTCTGAACTGTGCACAACTTTTGGccaaagatgaggaggag GGGGTCCAGGAGCTCGGGAGGCAAGTTAACACTCTACCTCTCCCTAACTACAATCTCCTCACATACATATGcaa ATTCCTCGATGAGGTCCAGTCCCACTCCAGTGAGAACAAAATGAGCGTCCAGAACCTCGCCACAGTATTTGGACCAAATATTCTTCGACCCAAGATGGAGGACCCGGTAACCATCATGGAAG GCACCTCCCTGGTCCAACACCTGATGACAATCCTCATCAGGGAACACGACCGGTTTTACTCAGGCAGGGACCAGGAGGCCTCCAGCGTACCCCAAACCGAAGACCCGGCCCAGGGGCCTCAGCTTCAGCATCGCAGCCTGGGAGCCTGGATCTCAGAGGAAGACCTCCAGAGTTGCCCGGCGTCCAACCCCGACCAAGAACTGCACAGCAGCGCCTCATCTCTGGATGCCAAACTGTGTGCGGCCGTCACTCCCACCCAGAACCCTGGACCGAAGCTGGGCTCTCCGTCGGGGAAAGGAGAGACAGTGGTCAGCCCGAGCAAACAAGCCAAGACCATTCCCTCCTGGAAATACTCTTTCAAAAGCTCCTCGGGCAAGCCgagcggcggcggaggcggatCCGCGGCCGACGCTGCCAGTGTACCTTCCGGCGGCGGGAACTGGCTGATGAATGGCCTGTCCTCGTTGCGGGGACACCGGCGCACGTCGTCTGGCGAGCGGTCTGCCCGCGACCGGGACTCCACGGGCTCCTCGCAGAGGCTGTCCACCTACGACAacgtcacctcctcctccagcatggGGAGCGTCCCGAGCGTCGCCAGTACGCCGTGGTCCACGTCCTCCTGCGAGATCTCCGTCCCCGACTCGGGCGGCGAGCCCTCGGCCGACCACCGCTGCGGCCAAGGGGGGGACGGCGGGGGGCGAGCGGAGTGGATGGAGAGCCAGAGGGAGACGGACGGAGGGGCGGCGACGGACCCGAGCCCCGCGCGGGACAGCTGCGAAGCCATGGAGCTGTGCGGAAGCAGCGCGGCCTGCAGCGAGAACGGGAGCGCGGCGCCCGGGGTGCCCTCCATCATCACTTCCGAGGACGGAGACGGGGCGATGACGCTGAGCGGCCTGGTGGAGGGTCTGAAGGAcgaattgaggaaacagaagacGACGTACGAGATCCGAAACCAAAA ACTGGAGGAGTCCAGTGCTGCCCTGTGTGCGCAGATGGAGCGCTTGGAACAGGagatggagcaggagaggaagaagcaacGCATGCTGGAGATCAAGCTACGGAACTCGGAGCGGGCGCGGGAGGACGCCGAGAACCGGAACCGGCTcctggagaaggagatggaggattTCTTTTTCACGCTAGGAGATCTGGCCCTGGGTACGAGGACTAGCGATATTTAA
- the si:dkey-191m6.4 gene encoding rho GTPase-activating protein 22 isoform X3 — protein sequence MGPACCKPDGLKKQRLQGATGEKDRAPISHESFLLMANSQTDMDDWVKAIRRVIWAPFGGGIFGQRLEDTVQYEKKFGPRLAPLLVEQCVDFIRDRGLDEEGLFRMPGQANLVKELQEAFDCGDKPLLDSNTDVHTVASLLKLYLRELPEPVIPFSKYEDFLNCAQLLAKDEEEGVQELGRQVNTLPLPNYNLLTYICKFLDEVQSHSSENKMSVQNLATVFGPNILRPKMEDPVTIMEGTSLVQHLMTILIREHDRFYSGRDQEASSVPQTEDPAQGPQLQHRSLGAWISEEDLQSCPASNPDQELHSSASSLDAKLCAAVTPTQNPGPKLGSPSGKGETVVSPSKQAKTIPSWKYSFKSSSGKPSGGGGGSAADAASVPSGGGNWLMNGLSSLRGHRRTSSGERSARDRDSTGSSQRLSTYDNVTSSSSMGSVPSVASTPWSTSSCEISVPDSGGEPSADHRCGQGGDGGGRAEWMESQRETDGGAATDPSPARDSCEAMELCGSSAACSENGSAAPGVPSIITSEDGDGAMTLSGLVEGLKDELRKQKTTYEIRNQKLEESSAALCAQMERLEQEMEQERKKQRMLEIKLRNSERAREDAENRNRLLEKEMEDFFFTLGDLALGTRTSDI from the exons ATGGGGCCGGCGTGCTGCAAACCGGACGGACTGAAGAAACAACGTCTCCAAG GTGCAACAGGGGAGAAGGACAGGGCGCCGATCAGCCACGAGTCCTTCCTGCTGATGGCCAACTCGCAGACGGACATGGATGACTGGGTCAAGGCCATACGGCGAGTCATCTGGGCGCCATTTGGAGGAG GGATATTTGGTCAGCGTCTAGAGGACACTGTGCAGTATGAGAAGAAGTTTGGCCCCCGGCTGGCCCCCCTGCTGGTGGAGCAGTGTGTGGACTTCATCAGGGACAGGGGTCTGGATGAAGAGGGTCTCTTTCGGATGCCGGGACAGGCCAACCtggtgaaggagctgcaggaggccttTGACTGCGGCGATAAGCCTCTGTTGGACAG TAACACGGATGTCCACACGGTGGCATCCTTGCTGAAGTTGTACCTGCGAGAGCTGCCTGAACCGGTCATTCCCTTCTCCAAATACGAAGACTTTCTGAACTGTGCACAACTTTTGGccaaagatgaggaggag GGGGTCCAGGAGCTCGGGAGGCAAGTTAACACTCTACCTCTCCCTAACTACAATCTCCTCACATACATATGcaa ATTCCTCGATGAGGTCCAGTCCCACTCCAGTGAGAACAAAATGAGCGTCCAGAACCTCGCCACAGTATTTGGACCAAATATTCTTCGACCCAAGATGGAGGACCCGGTAACCATCATGGAAG GCACCTCCCTGGTCCAACACCTGATGACAATCCTCATCAGGGAACACGACCGGTTTTACTCAGGCAGGGACCAGGAGGCCTCCAGCGTACCCCAAACCGAAGACCCGGCCCAGGGGCCTCAGCTTCAGCATCGCAGCCTGGGAGCCTGGATCTCAGAGGAAGACCTCCAGAGTTGCCCGGCGTCCAACCCCGACCAAGAACTGCACAGCAGCGCCTCATCTCTGGATGCCAAACTGTGTGCGGCCGTCACTCCCACCCAGAACCCTGGACCGAAGCTGGGCTCTCCGTCGGGGAAAGGAGAGACAGTGGTCAGCCCGAGCAAACAAGCCAAGACCATTCCCTCCTGGAAATACTCTTTCAAAAGCTCCTCGGGCAAGCCgagcggcggcggaggcggatCCGCGGCCGACGCTGCCAGTGTACCTTCCGGCGGCGGGAACTGGCTGATGAATGGCCTGTCCTCGTTGCGGGGACACCGGCGCACGTCGTCTGGCGAGCGGTCTGCCCGCGACCGGGACTCCACGGGCTCCTCGCAGAGGCTGTCCACCTACGACAacgtcacctcctcctccagcatggGGAGCGTCCCGAGCGTCGCCAGTACGCCGTGGTCCACGTCCTCCTGCGAGATCTCCGTCCCCGACTCGGGCGGCGAGCCCTCGGCCGACCACCGCTGCGGCCAAGGGGGGGACGGCGGGGGGCGAGCGGAGTGGATGGAGAGCCAGAGGGAGACGGACGGAGGGGCGGCGACGGACCCGAGCCCCGCGCGGGACAGCTGCGAAGCCATGGAGCTGTGCGGAAGCAGCGCGGCCTGCAGCGAGAACGGGAGCGCGGCGCCCGGGGTGCCCTCCATCATCACTTCCGAGGACGGAGACGGGGCGATGACGCTGAGCGGCCTGGTGGAGGGTCTGAAGGAcgaattgaggaaacagaagacGACGTACGAGATCCGAAACCAAAA ACTGGAGGAGTCCAGTGCTGCCCTGTGTGCGCAGATGGAGCGCTTGGAACAGGagatggagcaggagaggaagaagcaacGCATGCTGGAGATCAAGCTACGGAACTCGGAGCGGGCGCGGGAGGACGCCGAGAACCGGAACCGGCTcctggagaaggagatggaggattTCTTTTTCACGCTAGGAGATCTGGCCCTGGGTACGAGGACTAGCGATATTTAA
- the si:dkey-191m6.4 gene encoding rho GTPase-activating protein 22 isoform X1, which produces MTAMLSPKIRQTRRARSKSMVMGEVSRGPCRPASPSLQEGALKAGWLKKQRSIMKNWQLRWFVLRSDQLFFYKDEEETKPQGCIPLQGCQVNELTANPDEPGRHLFEIVPGATGEKDRAPISHESFLLMANSQTDMDDWVKAIRRVIWAPFGGGIFGQRLEDTVQYEKKFGPRLAPLLVEQCVDFIRDRGLDEEGLFRMPGQANLVKELQEAFDCGDKPLLDSNTDVHTVASLLKLYLRELPEPVIPFSKYEDFLNCAQLLAKDEEEGVQELGRQVNTLPLPNYNLLTYICKFLDEVQSHSSENKMSVQNLATVFGPNILRPKMEDPVTIMEGTSLVQHLMTILIREHDRFYSGRDQEASSVPQTEDPAQGPQLQHRSLGAWISEEDLQSCPASNPDQELHSSASSLDAKLCAAVTPTQNPGPKLGSPSGKGETVVSPSKQAKTIPSWKYSFKSSSGKPSGGGGGSAADAASVPSGGGNWLMNGLSSLRGHRRTSSGERSARDRDSTGSSQRLSTYDNVTSSSSMGSVPSVASTPWSTSSCEISVPDSGGEPSADHRCGQGGDGGGRAEWMESQRETDGGAATDPSPARDSCEAMELCGSSAACSENGSAAPGVPSIITSEDGDGAMTLSGLVEGLKDELRKQKTTYEIRNQKLEESSAALCAQMERLEQEMEQERKKQRMLEIKLRNSERAREDAENRNRLLEKEMEDFFFTLGDLALGTRTSDI; this is translated from the exons ccaGGTCCAAGAGCATGGTGATGGGCGAAGTCTCCCGGGGACCATGCCGGCCGGCCTCCCCCAGCCTCCAGGAGGGGGCGCTGAAAGCCGGCTGGCTGAAGAAGCAGCGGAGCATCATGAAGAACTGGCAGCTCCGCTGGTTCGTGCTGCGCTCGGATCAGCTCTTCTTCTACAAAGACGAGGAAGAAACCAAACCACAG GGCTGTATACCTCTGCAGGGTTGCCAGGTCAACGAACTCACAGCCAATCCAGACGAACCAGGGAGACACCTTTTTGAGATTGTACCAG GTGCAACAGGGGAGAAGGACAGGGCGCCGATCAGCCACGAGTCCTTCCTGCTGATGGCCAACTCGCAGACGGACATGGATGACTGGGTCAAGGCCATACGGCGAGTCATCTGGGCGCCATTTGGAGGAG GGATATTTGGTCAGCGTCTAGAGGACACTGTGCAGTATGAGAAGAAGTTTGGCCCCCGGCTGGCCCCCCTGCTGGTGGAGCAGTGTGTGGACTTCATCAGGGACAGGGGTCTGGATGAAGAGGGTCTCTTTCGGATGCCGGGACAGGCCAACCtggtgaaggagctgcaggaggccttTGACTGCGGCGATAAGCCTCTGTTGGACAG TAACACGGATGTCCACACGGTGGCATCCTTGCTGAAGTTGTACCTGCGAGAGCTGCCTGAACCGGTCATTCCCTTCTCCAAATACGAAGACTTTCTGAACTGTGCACAACTTTTGGccaaagatgaggaggag GGGGTCCAGGAGCTCGGGAGGCAAGTTAACACTCTACCTCTCCCTAACTACAATCTCCTCACATACATATGcaa ATTCCTCGATGAGGTCCAGTCCCACTCCAGTGAGAACAAAATGAGCGTCCAGAACCTCGCCACAGTATTTGGACCAAATATTCTTCGACCCAAGATGGAGGACCCGGTAACCATCATGGAAG GCACCTCCCTGGTCCAACACCTGATGACAATCCTCATCAGGGAACACGACCGGTTTTACTCAGGCAGGGACCAGGAGGCCTCCAGCGTACCCCAAACCGAAGACCCGGCCCAGGGGCCTCAGCTTCAGCATCGCAGCCTGGGAGCCTGGATCTCAGAGGAAGACCTCCAGAGTTGCCCGGCGTCCAACCCCGACCAAGAACTGCACAGCAGCGCCTCATCTCTGGATGCCAAACTGTGTGCGGCCGTCACTCCCACCCAGAACCCTGGACCGAAGCTGGGCTCTCCGTCGGGGAAAGGAGAGACAGTGGTCAGCCCGAGCAAACAAGCCAAGACCATTCCCTCCTGGAAATACTCTTTCAAAAGCTCCTCGGGCAAGCCgagcggcggcggaggcggatCCGCGGCCGACGCTGCCAGTGTACCTTCCGGCGGCGGGAACTGGCTGATGAATGGCCTGTCCTCGTTGCGGGGACACCGGCGCACGTCGTCTGGCGAGCGGTCTGCCCGCGACCGGGACTCCACGGGCTCCTCGCAGAGGCTGTCCACCTACGACAacgtcacctcctcctccagcatggGGAGCGTCCCGAGCGTCGCCAGTACGCCGTGGTCCACGTCCTCCTGCGAGATCTCCGTCCCCGACTCGGGCGGCGAGCCCTCGGCCGACCACCGCTGCGGCCAAGGGGGGGACGGCGGGGGGCGAGCGGAGTGGATGGAGAGCCAGAGGGAGACGGACGGAGGGGCGGCGACGGACCCGAGCCCCGCGCGGGACAGCTGCGAAGCCATGGAGCTGTGCGGAAGCAGCGCGGCCTGCAGCGAGAACGGGAGCGCGGCGCCCGGGGTGCCCTCCATCATCACTTCCGAGGACGGAGACGGGGCGATGACGCTGAGCGGCCTGGTGGAGGGTCTGAAGGAcgaattgaggaaacagaagacGACGTACGAGATCCGAAACCAAAA ACTGGAGGAGTCCAGTGCTGCCCTGTGTGCGCAGATGGAGCGCTTGGAACAGGagatggagcaggagaggaagaagcaacGCATGCTGGAGATCAAGCTACGGAACTCGGAGCGGGCGCGGGAGGACGCCGAGAACCGGAACCGGCTcctggagaaggagatggaggattTCTTTTTCACGCTAGGAGATCTGGCCCTGGGTACGAGGACTAGCGATATTTAA